The following DNA comes from Denticeps clupeoides chromosome 14, fDenClu1.1, whole genome shotgun sequence.
ATTGTCCTGCCCTTGGCTAAAAGTGTTGATTAGCCTCTTTACAGCATTACGCCCAGGTGGTTGAGGGGCAAACACCTGAAATGCCATGGATGGCTGGCTGGCCCTCATGGGCCCCCTCTCCAAACTCGGACCCCCGGATGAATGCCGCCGCAGCCTTGCCTTTATCATCCCTATTCCTCCAGCTGCTCTCTCTGATTCCAGGCATTTACCGGCCGTTTCTATCTTCCTCATATTGTCTCTCAATGACAAGGTGTCTTCTACCTTGGAAGGTAAAGACTCAAGAGATCGTGACTGACGCAAATGAATGTGCCTCATTTTTGATTTACTGCCATTGTCTGCAGTTTGGGGGCGTTTGAGCAATTTCTCTTTTCTCAAGGTTTTCTGTCTTTGTTTGAGAGCTGAAGTAATACACATCTGACCAGGGGATGGCACAAATGAGTTTGAGCATTTTCTATTTGTTTGATCAACGCTAACAtgctcctcatcttcctcctcctcctcctcctcctcctcgtcatcatcatcaccatcttcatcttcctcttcaccatTTAGGGTTACCTGATCAGGTGACTTGTTGGGGGGACTCTGTGCTTTGGAACTGGTGGATCCACAGCTCTCCCTGTGCCGTTGGTGTCGTTCCGACCCGGTCAAGCTTTCATTCTCGCCACCAATCCCACTGTCCTCACTGTGCAATGCTGCATCTTCTGGATTGAGTTTACGCACAGCTGCTCCTTCTACATGCATGAGAATCTGTTTTAGTCTGCCTTCTGCAGTCCTTTTAGCTTGCAGTTTCTCCTTTAGCATCACAGAAAGGGAACCAAAGTAATCAATTGCCTCTTCTAGAGCAGTAGTGCTCAGGCCTGTCACAGAGTCTGCAACGAGACCCATTTTTTCAGTAGAGTGTTGAAGAAGCTGCTGTAGCAGGTCTGGATGTGGAGGCTCTGCTGGCCCTAGAGCTTCCCTACTGGTCTTTGCACAATGACGCAGAGGAGCCTTTCTCAGGATCGCTGGCCATGCCATGTGGTCCCCATGCAATCTCAACATCTGTTCACCTTCTGTAGCCATTTCTTCTAGGGTTTGGTTGATTTCATCATAATGCATAACTACCATGGCTACCATAGGTTGCAAGGAGAGGTGGGTTTGAGCTGCCTGGTCCAGAAGATGAAGGAGGGCCTCATATCTAGAGATGTTGGGGTTCAGGAAAGCATATGCTGCTTGGTGGGCTTTTACCATGTCCTCAGGAAGGTCAATTTTAGCCTGaaatgtctttttgtttttttctcttagtTTCATCCTTCTCcctacttttttctttcttctgtccACCTTTTCTTCATGTAGTATTTGTTGTGGTTGAGACTGTTCTTGAAGAACTTCATACCGAGAAGCCATGTTTTCACCAGATTCATCTTTAACACCCTCACAAACAACTGCAGATGTCTTGCAGAGTACCTCATCAAAGTTTTCTTGAAGGTTTTCATGAATTTCACCCTCATCTAACAATAAAGGCTCCTCCAGCAAAACACTTGctgttttttcagtgtgtgcatgATCTTTCTCTTCTGATAGTGCACAATCATTATCAGACTTTGGTGGCGCTGGCATAAGAGCCTTCTTGCTCACTCCAGTAAAAAGCTGACCCTTGGAAGGGGAGCAGCCCATTTTAGCCAGTAGTATGGTTACcaagaaataactgaaaatatattGTCCAAGCTTTTTAGGCTTTCAAAGAGGACAACAGcaaatgagggaaaaaaaaaaaaaactatttacccATTGTGGTTGTCTTTTTCATTTGGCAGTGGATGTAGTAGATGAAGTCCTTGCATTTGGTTACAGATGCTTAAAGTCTCTTGTAAAGAATGCTCATCTCAGTCCGAACTCTGCCTTGTCGAGACGTGATTCAGTTGGTGTGCCTAATCTTCTGTTGTATTCCTCGGTGTTAGCATGATGAACCGAGACGTTTTGTCGAAACACGGCCTGCCTCACCAGGTAGAGGAGCTGAGTGCACAAAGAGGATTGGAGATCCCCTTCTCCTCCCTCAAAGCCTTTACCTTTACCAACAGATGGTCACGTCAGGAGAATAAAACACCCACATAAGACCATAAGCCCATCAAGGTAATCAGTTGGCCTTTCTGATAGCTCTGTCTGTCAGCATGCTGCTCTGGACTGTCTGAAAGAGTTTACATGTAGCTACACTAAATGTGTAGacagtgaagtttttttttttaaatctgttcagtatgtttcatttctcttcatATATTTCTTTTCAAAACAGGACTTTACATACAATCCAACACTTTACATGAAGCTTGTGAGCTGATGTGATTAAGGGAAAGCTTTAGTGGCAACTAAATAAGCTATTCTGAGTTTTTTAAGACTTCATGCGGACAGACTGATACTAACCTCCCTTTTATTTATGTTCTCAGATATAACTTTTCATTAACAAGTAAATTGTACAAACCCAAATTTATtgatacaataaaaaaacaactgatGACCGTGTGTCAGTAAGCTACCAGTGTTATGGCACGGTTTAATAATATTCTTGTATTGtgataattattgttatttgtgCACAGAACACTTCTGGCCATAATAGTTTTTGTCGAAGGCTGCATGGCTATATAAGTATGAATAGAttgattaaaaatgtgtaaaatgctcAATTAttagataagatgatcctttattagtctcacaagtggtaaatgtacattgtcacggcaggaagttgacagtacaagataagagaaGCATAAGACAATACcacagacactatgtcgactgtataatataaaagttcactgtacaaataagcaaataaacaaataaataaatattagtgATGTTGCTGAGTGTAACTGCTTTTATAGCAGTATATAGGTAATTTAATAGTTATATGGAGTTGCACACATTCTAGTGGATTTTCAAGTAAATATGAATTACATTTGTCCCAAATTAGTCATGTCCAAACAATacttatattttaaaaataaaagctctcATAAATAGAACAATTTAAGACATCCCATTGAATGTCACCGTATCATAACtgtattttttcatgcatttaccTACATTGCTTATTtctattaattaaatgcatacGTTTTTTCACTTAATTGGCATTAACAGTCAAAGAAGTGGAGGAAGAGCAAGGAACATTTATGGCATCAGTGCTTTGtagtccatatctgatcttcatacctgtataGTTACACATAAAGCAACAACTGCTATTCAACAGATGCCTTCAGCTACATTCCATTGCCCATAGTTTGAGGTGGTTCCTGGATGGTTCTTGGTATTGATGGTACATTGGTTGCTGTTTGATGACGGACAAATGTCTGTAACCGGGACCTGAAGTCTAAGGACTTACTGCATACAGACCTATAGCACTTTGGCACTAAGTGGCAGAATATGATGCCAAAATTGGAGACCAGAATGGCGGAGGCCTGCACTATTGGTCGTGACTCATCCTTGGTAATGTAGATGGGGATGAAGCACAGCCACACAAATAGGTGGATGAGCATGCTGAAGATGATGATGCCTGTCTCACTGAAATCATGTGGAACCTTTCTGCCTTTGAAGGCCAGCAGGAAGCAGATGAAGGCCAACAGGGCAATGTAGCTGTGCATCACTGCAAAGCCAATGTTAGATCCCCCAGTACATTGCAGCACATGGATCATACTCTGGTTTGATGGGGGTGTGTTGTCCACATCTGGAGAGTCATAAATTAGCCAAAAAATACATATGATCCCTTGGACTGCAGTGCCAAGGACCACAATAATCAGCGGGTTGTAGAGTTTCCCCAGTCGTTCCTGTCTAACAGGATCAAAGGCCATGAAGGCCAGGAAGGTGCGGAAAGCCTTGACCAGGATACAAGAGACACAGAGAGTGAAGCCCATGGCATACATGGTCTGCTGCGCACGACAGAGGTGAATGTTGGGCTTGTCCATGAAGGCAATGACGCTGCCAAAACTCACTGCCAGTCCGAGCATCATGAGACACGACATTTCAAAATTTGACGATTTGATAATTGGCTTGTCCCTGTGTACAGTGTAACATATTGCTGCTATGATGATTAACATATATCCTATTCCTGCTGCCACCAGCAGAACAATGGGATATGGTTCAAACCACTGTAGGTATTTTATGGTACGTGATGCACATTGACTTGCTCCCTTAAGAGACCAAGTACCATTGGGACAACTGTGGCAGGTGTTTAGATCTGGAAAATGGTGAAACCGTGGTTTAATAAAActgataatatttttaaaatacaggCATTTCATATCCAAATGTGCCATTTCATATCATTAAAAGTacatcagtgttgccagatgtatGATAATGATCATATTTGTATGATAATGTTAACCTCTGAATGATAAATAATTCCAAAAAGCCCATAATGTTCTATAATTTCATCCCT
Coding sequences within:
- the pcare2 gene encoding photoreceptor cilium actin regulator isoform X1, which encodes MGCSPSKGQLFTGVSKKALMPAPPKSDNDCALSEEKDHAHTEKTASVLLEEPLLLDEGEIHENLQENFDEVLCKTSAVVCEGVKDESGENMASRYEVLQEQSQPQQILHEEKVDRRKKKVGRRMKLREKNKKTFQAKIDLPEDMVKAHQAAYAFLNPNISRYEALLHLLDQAAQTHLSLQPMVAMVVMHYDEINQTLEEMATEGEQMLRLHGDHMAWPAILRKAPLRHCAKTSREALGPAEPPHPDLLQQLLQHSTEKMGLVADSVTGLSTTALEEAIDYFGSLSVMLKEKLQAKRTAEGRLKQILMHVEGAAVRKLNPEDAALHSEDSGIGGENESLTGSERHQRHRESCGSTSSKAQSPPNKSPDQVTLNGEEEDEDGDDDDEEEEEEEEEDEEHVSVDQTNRKCSNSFVPSPGQMCITSALKQRQKTLRKEKLLKRPQTADNGSKSKMRHIHLRQSRSLESLPSKVEDTLSLRDNMRKIETAGKCLESERAAGGIGMIKARLRRHSSGGPSLERGPMRASQPSMAFQVFAPQPPGRNAVKRLINTFSQGQDNKSNPGCSSVPTHVRIHRKSRFPMLSSAQPSLVNNGNNNNNRIAGQNRILDRSEDMDMDSLPPPPPEVLMDNSFESTEDCPGDGDEREGLSRGRAAMRKKGGASQRLQMSVRSMMALPNRGSIRQGCLRQDVVVGLHEDQPHGADPEMVEAETLYRQSRKIIHLRDAAASPAKKKQDNFQRSLASQGAGSRQGSHDTAEGDSLAPRPCNVPPTTPPVSRARLPPSSSSVYHSLPNQNFSSGGQFTTPSSPTSQRWMNEENVPILTSVSFASARSVFCQDSQSTLQNRTPSCTSTLPRPWGESSRGRLLTSRTPQAFIKRGSSGNREPSDQTCNDAVREEPAEHKTPTEMTESSPMTEEV
- the pcare2 gene encoding photoreceptor cilium actin regulator isoform X2, yielding MPAPPKSDNDCALSEEKDHAHTEKTASVLLEEPLLLDEGEIHENLQENFDEVLCKTSAVVCEGVKDESGENMASRYEVLQEQSQPQQILHEEKVDRRKKKVGRRMKLREKNKKTFQAKIDLPEDMVKAHQAAYAFLNPNISRYEALLHLLDQAAQTHLSLQPMVAMVVMHYDEINQTLEEMATEGEQMLRLHGDHMAWPAILRKAPLRHCAKTSREALGPAEPPHPDLLQQLLQHSTEKMGLVADSVTGLSTTALEEAIDYFGSLSVMLKEKLQAKRTAEGRLKQILMHVEGAAVRKLNPEDAALHSEDSGIGGENESLTGSERHQRHRESCGSTSSKAQSPPNKSPDQVTLNGEEEDEDGDDDDEEEEEEEEEDEEHVSVDQTNRKCSNSFVPSPGQMCITSALKQRQKTLRKEKLLKRPQTADNGSKSKMRHIHLRQSRSLESLPSKVEDTLSLRDNMRKIETAGKCLESERAAGGIGMIKARLRRHSSGGPSLERGPMRASQPSMAFQVFAPQPPGRNAVKRLINTFSQGQDNKSNPGCSSVPTHVRIHRKSRFPMLSSAQPSLVNNGNNNNNRIAGQNRILDRSEDMDMDSLPPPPPEVLMDNSFESTEDCPGDGDEREGLSRGRAAMRKKGGASQRLQMSVRSMMALPNRGSIRQGCLRQDVVVGLHEDQPHGADPEMVEAETLYRQSRKIIHLRDAAASPAKKKQDNFQRSLASQGAGSRQGSHDTAEGDSLAPRPCNVPPTTPPVSRARLPPSSSSVYHSLPNQNFSSGGQFTTPSSPTSQRWMNEENVPILTSVSFASARSVFCQDSQSTLQNRTPSCTSTLPRPWGESSRGRLLTSRTPQAFIKRGSSGNREPSDQTCNDAVREEPAEHKTPTEMTESSPMTEEV